CCGGCTGGCTGGCCAACCTGGTGCTGATCCCGGTCGTCACCTTCTACTTCCTGCGGGACTGGGATCACTTGATCGCGCACCTCCATCAGCTGCTGCCACGCACGCTGGAGCCGACGCTGGTGCAGATGGCGCGGGAGTCGGACGAGGTGCTGGGCGCCTTCCTGCGTGGCCAGTTCCTGGTCATGCTCTCGCTCGGAACAGTGTATTCCATCGGCCTGTGGCTGGTCGGCGTGGACCTGGCCCTGTTCTTCGGCATGCTCGCCGGTCTGGTCAGTTTCGTGCCCTATCTCGGCTTCATCATCGGCGTGCTGGCGGCCGGCGGCGCGGCGCTGGTGCAGTTCCAGTCGGTGATGCCGGTGCTGGGCGTGGTAGCGGTGTTCGGTGTCGGCCAGCTGCTGGAATCGCTGCTGTTCACGCCCTGGTTCGTGGGCGACCGCATCGGCCTGCATCCGGTCGCCGTCATTTTTGCGGTCCTGGCCGGCGGCCAGCTGTTCGGTTTCGTTGGCGTGCTGCTGGGCCTGCCGGTGGCCGCCGTGGTCATGGTGCTGCTGCGGCACATGCACCGGCGCTACCTGGACAGCGACCTCTACGCAGCGCGCCGTTCCTCCGGTGCAGACTGAACCATGGTCCGCCAGTTGCCCCTGGGCATCCGCCTGGCCGATGCCGCCCGTCTCGACAATTTCGTGGCCGGTCCCAATGCCGAGGCCGTGGCGGCCGTGCGCTCGCTGGTGGATTCGCCGGCCCCCGCCAGCCTGCTGCTGGCCGGTGCGCCCGGCAGTGGCCGCACCCATTTGTTGCAGGCGGCCTGCCGCCATGCCGGCGAGGCGGGTCTGGCGACGGCCTATCTGCCGCTGGAGATGGCAGGGGGCCGGATCGCGGAGGCGCTGGCCGGACTGGAGGCGCTGGAACTGGTCGTGCTGGACGACATCGACGTGCTTGCGGGAAAGGCCGCGGGCGAGCGTGCCCTGTTCAACCTGTTCAACGAACTGCGCGCGGCGGGCGGACGACTGCTGGCGAGCGCATCCGATCGCCCGGAACGACTTGGCTTCCGCTTGCCCGACCTGGTCTCGCGGCTCAACTGGGGCTTGTTCTATGCCCTGCGTCCGCTGGACGACGCGGCGCGCATGCAGGTGCTCAAGCGACGCGCGGCCGAGCGCGGGCTGGAACTCGGTGACGAGGTCTGCGGCTATTTGCTGAAGCGCTGCCCGCGGGACCTGCCGGCGCTGATGGCGCTGCTGGAACGCATCGACCGGGACTCGCTGGCGCGGCAGCGGCGCATCACGATCCCCTTTCTTCGCGAGACGCTTCGTCTTTGACGGCCTGCCGGGTTGCCCGCACATAGGCGATGCCGCCGATGAACCATAACAGGACCGCGAGCAGTTCGCCGCCGGCGAGCAGCCTGTCGGAAGGCGTGCTGTAGAGTTCGACCATGGCGTGGGTGAAATAGCCCAGCGCCAGGAACAGGCTCCAGGCCACGGTGTAGCGTCGTCCGTGCAGCAGGCCGCGCAGCGGCAGCAGCAGCGGTCCCACCAGCACCAGCAGCACGAAGGCGGTGGGCAGCCGCTCCGAGGGCGACAGGAAGCCGTACCAGGCCAGCAACAGCGCAAAGGTGCCGAGGTGACCGGCCTGGGTGATGCGCAAGGCCGATGTCGGATGCACCGGCTCAGTTCGCCAGCCGGGCGGCGGTTTCGGCCAGTCGCCGGCCCAGCGCGCGGCACAGCGACCTTTCCGCCTCGGTCAGCGGGCGGTCGCTGTCCGGGCCGGCCAGATGCGAGGGGCCGTAAGGCGTGCCGCCGGCATCGGTATGCAGCAGCTCCGTCTCGCTGTAGGGCAGGCCGAGGACCAGCATGCCGTGATGCAGCAATGGCAGCATCATCGACAGCAGGGTGCTTTCCTGGCCGCCGTGCATGCTGGAGGTGGAGGTGAACACGGCCGCGGGCTTGCCGATCAGTGCGCCCTGCAGCCACAGGCCGCCGGTGCCGTCGAGAAAGTGCTTGAGCGCGGCGGCCATGTTGCCGAAACGGGTGGGGCTGCCCAGGGCCAGCCCGGCGCATTCGCGCAGGTCGTCATGGCTGGCATAGGGTGGTCCCTCGGCGGGAATGCTGTCTTCGGTGGCCTCGCACACGGCCGATACCG
This genomic stretch from Thiohalobacter sp. harbors:
- a CDS encoding AI-2E family transporter, which encodes MNTAQRWWWLTAILIAAVLIYLLAPVLTPFLVGALLAYLGDPLVDRLERRMPRTLAVVLVFLGMFLVLVLMLLFLVPVLERQITTFVQRLPLYLDWAQTRLLPGLGGLLGVEPGQLLDTGRLKAALAAHWKEAGGVAATLLKAVSTSGAAVAGWLANLVLIPVVTFYFLRDWDHLIAHLHQLLPRTLEPTLVQMARESDEVLGAFLRGQFLVMLSLGTVYSIGLWLVGVDLALFFGMLAGLVSFVPYLGFIIGVLAAGGAALVQFQSVMPVLGVVAVFGVGQLLESLLFTPWFVGDRIGLHPVAVIFAVLAGGQLFGFVGVLLGLPVAAVVMVLLRHMHRRYLDSDLYAARRSSGAD
- the hda gene encoding DnaA regulatory inactivator Hda, giving the protein MVRQLPLGIRLADAARLDNFVAGPNAEAVAAVRSLVDSPAPASLLLAGAPGSGRTHLLQAACRHAGEAGLATAYLPLEMAGGRIAEALAGLEALELVVLDDIDVLAGKAAGERALFNLFNELRAAGGRLLASASDRPERLGFRLPDLVSRLNWGLFYALRPLDDAARMQVLKRRAAERGLELGDEVCGYLLKRCPRDLPALMALLERIDRDSLARQRRITIPFLRETLRL
- a CDS encoding DUF2069 domain-containing protein, whose product is MHPTSALRITQAGHLGTFALLLAWYGFLSPSERLPTAFVLLVLVGPLLLPLRGLLHGRRYTVAWSLFLALGYFTHAMVELYSTPSDRLLAGGELLAVLLWFIGGIAYVRATRQAVKDEASREERGS
- the wrbA gene encoding NAD(P)H:quinone oxidoreductase, whose amino-acid sequence is MAEILVLYYSRHGATAEMARLVARGVEQVPGMQARLRTVPAVSAVCEATEDSIPAEGPPYASHDDLRECAGLALGSPTRFGNMAAALKHFLDGTGGLWLQGALIGKPAAVFTSTSSMHGGQESTLLSMMLPLLHHGMLVLGLPYSETELLHTDAGGTPYGPSHLAGPDSDRPLTEAERSLCRALGRRLAETAARLAN